Proteins co-encoded in one Thermococcus celericrescens genomic window:
- a CDS encoding OadG family protein, with protein sequence MSEFMEGLNLTVLGVTIVFMVLSILAVVLYFVGWSERRLVEKEAPAPAPTAAAREEKPAIPPRDLAVVTAAVLAYTAEKAAQLRPLPFRRKVSDAWRLYGVQSSMEEVEDFNYEIGKW encoded by the coding sequence ATGAGCGAGTTCATGGAGGGCCTGAACCTGACGGTGCTGGGCGTTACCATAGTCTTCATGGTGCTCAGCATACTGGCGGTCGTTCTCTACTTCGTGGGCTGGAGCGAGAGAAGGCTCGTTGAGAAGGAGGCCCCCGCCCCCGCGCCGACCGCCGCGGCCAGGGAGGAGAAGCCCGCCATACCGCCGAGGGACCTCGCGGTTGTAACCGCCGCGGTTCTCGCGTACACCGCCGAGAAGGCCGCCCAGCTCAGGCCCCTGCCATTCAGGAGGAAGGTTTCAGACGCCTGGCGCCTATACGGCGTTCAGTCGAGCATGGAGGAAGTTGAGGACTTCAACTATGAAATTGGGAAGTGGTGA